The genomic segment CTGCCAGAATTCCACCCGCGGGGCGGTCGCTTCCAGATCAAAGTCCGCAAGCGCCTTATCCACATAGCTTTGGATCTCTCCTTCGTTGTTCCGAAGATAGCGGATGTAGCCCTTTTCCTTCATCTGAGTGGCCAGACGGATCAGCCGGGTGGTGAAATCCAAGCCGGTCACAGAGCCGAAGGTCCTGGCCAGTTCAAAACTGGCGCGTCCGGTTTTGCAGCCCAGATGCAGGGCCTTGGTTCCTTTCAGAGGCACGGTCCAGGGCTGCAGAATTTCCACCAGCCGGGCGTCGATGTTCTTGCCGCCCAGAGGATTGTCTCCCCAGTTGGCATCGCACCAGGGGATGATCGCGGAGTCGGATTCGTGCGGCTCGTCGTGCTCGATCAGCGGCGCGTCGCTGGCGATGTAGCGGAAACCGGCGTGCTGGTAGAAATGGCGGCGGAAGGCATAGCGGGAGTTGCGCAGCGCCTCGTTGCCGGTGGAGATCCAGGAACCGCCTTTGATCAGGTTGTGCCGGCCGTCGAAGGTGGGAACGCTGAAGTCATCGTAGATGGGATGGATCTTGAAGCCGGGATAGGCGTAAATTGGCGTTTCCGTCCACTGCCAGACGTTGCCGATCACGTCGTAAAAATCGCCGAAGGCAAAGCGGTCCACGGGGCAGGAGGAAGCCCACCCTTCGAGGTTGATGTTGCCCGGGGCCCTGTCCCAGAGCGGCTGGTCGGTATTCACGCAGCTGTCTCTGAGCAACATCCACTCTTCTTCGCTGGGCAGGCGGATGGGGAGGCCGGCCTGCCTTGCTTTCCAGTTGCAGAAAGCCTTGGCCTCCAGGTAGTTGCACTCCACGGGCCAGTTTTCCGGCAAGGGTATCTCACTGGCCATCAGGCGCAGGCGGTAGCCGGAGCCGTTCTTCCTCCAAAAGCGGGGCAAAGTGGCTTGCTGCCAGCTCAGCCAGGACCAGCCTTCCTCGGTCCAGTATTCTTCCTTCTGATAGCAGCCGGCTTCGATGAATTCCAAAAATTCCGCGTTGGAGACCAGATGTTTGGAGGCCTTGAAATCCTTCACCACAAAGGCCGCGGAGCCGTATTCGTTGTCCCAGCCGTACCAGGGATCGCTGTCGTCGCGGCCCAGCTTCACGGTGCCGCCCTCCACCGGCAGCAATTCGTTCCGCGGCGCCGCTCCGCTTTCGGGGCAGGCAGCCCAGAAATCAAGCTGGCGCACCTTGTCCAGGGGCAGCTGGCGGATCAGCACGGACGAGGTTTCCAGATGGATGCGCTGGTGTTCGATACCCATGATCACGCCCCACCAGGGGCTGTTCCAGGTGATGCCGCGTTCGTCCAAAGGCAGTTCGGAGATGAGCCTGTCCACCCTGGCGCGCACCAGATCGCGGTAGTTCCTCACCTCCGGGATGGAGGGCCAGTCGTAATGCGCTTCGTTGAGGTCGTCCCAGCTCATC from the Candidatus Cloacimonadota bacterium genome contains:
- the ovoA gene encoding 5-histidylcysteine sulfoxide synthase codes for the protein MDDIKGIRTINLQEADPDKLRAQLRHYFHQTCDIEERLYDSLADDSVFYLRADPLRHPLVFYLGHTAAFYINKLIIGRVIGKRLNPAFESMFAIGVDEMSWDDLNEAHYDWPSIPEVRNYRDLVRARVDRLISELPLDERGITWNSPWWGVIMGIEHQRIHLETSSVLIRQLPLDKVRQLDFWAACPESGAAPRNELLPVEGGTVKLGRDDSDPWYGWDNEYGSAAFVVKDFKASKHLVSNAEFLEFIEAGCYQKEEYWTEEGWSWLSWQQATLPRFWRKNGSGYRLRLMASEIPLPENWPVECNYLEAKAFCNWKARQAGLPIRLPSEEEWMLLRDSCVNTDQPLWDRAPGNINLEGWASSCPVDRFAFGDFYDVIGNVWQWTETPIYAYPGFKIHPIYDDFSVPTFDGRHNLIKGGSWISTGNEALRNSRYAFRRHFYQHAGFRYIASDAPLIEHDEPHESDSAIIPWCDANWGDNPLGGKNIDARLVEILQPWTVPLKGTKALHLGCKTGRASFELARTFGSVTGLDFTTRLIRLATQMKEKGYIRYLRNNEGEIQSYVDKALADFDLEATAPRVEFWQADVSNLMAKFGGYDFILAENAVEGAINPGRFLRDIHKLLNSRGILAIADGYAWDPEITRAEDRIGGFRKDGEPFSAWEGIKDILDQEFDLIAEPVDLWQTLRLEERRHTLHKLQLSIWQKRV